GGATGAAGTGAAGACACAGCTCATGCGGCTGGCCACCGACCTCGGACCGCAGAGCGGAGTCTCGGGCACTTCGGTGTCACGCTTCATCGACAGCGCCGCCAACGCCATGGATGGCAACGGCGACAAGCTTCGTCAGACCATCACCGAGCTGGCCGGGGTCTCCCGGGTCCTGGCGGGCGGCAGCGGCAACGTCGTCGACATCATCAAGAACCTGCAGACCTTCGTCACGACATTGCGTGACAGCAGTGAACAGGTGGTGATGTTCCAGAATCGATTGGCGACATTGACCAGTGTGATCGATGGGAACCGGTCGGATCTCGACGGCGCTCTGAAGAATCTGTCGGTGGCGATCGTCGATATCCAGCGGTTCGTGGCGGGCAGCCGGGATCAGACGTCTGAGCAGTTGCACCGGCTGACGAACGTCACCACGAACTTGTTGAACAACAAAATGGAGATCGAGAACCTGCTCCACATCGCGCCGAACGCGTTGAGCAATGCCTACAACATCTACAACCCGTCCTCTGGTAGCGCGGTCGGCCAGTTCGTGCTGAACAATTTCTCCAATCCCACCGAATTCGTCTGCGGCGCAATCGGTGCGATCGAGAACACCACCGCCCCGGAAACAGCGAAGCTGTGTAGCCAATACCTCGGCCCGGCGCTTCGTCTGCTGAACTTCAACTACTTGCCCATCGGAATCGATCCCTATCTGATGCCCGCAGCGTCGCCGGACGAACTCGTCTACTCGCAGCCGAACCTCGCCCCGGGTGCCGGTGGTCCGACCCCCGACGTCCCCCCGTTGCCGCCCTACCATTCGGCGTACGAGGGTGTCCAAATGGGCCCGGGTCCGTTCACCGGGCGCGCGCCAGGCGAGGCGCCCCCCGGCGCTGCCCAGTTGCTCCCGGGCGGATCTCCGGCAATACCACCATCGGTGATCTCCTCGCTGCCGGGCATGTTGAACCCGGCGGGAGCGCCCGGTCCGGCACCTGGGGGACCCCCGATGGCCGCAGAAGCAGGAGGGACGCCATGATCGGTGGAAAGTCCTTGCGACGGGCGGTGATCGCCGGGGCGTGCGCCGCGGTGACCACCAGTGCGTGCGCATTCCAGGGTGTCAACTCGCTGCCGCTGCCCGGTGCCGTGGGCCGCGGATCCGATGCGGACGTCTACCATGCCGAGGTTGCGAATATTGCGACTCTGGAACCGAACTCGCCGGTCATGATGAATGACGTCGTCGTCGGCAGCGTGCGGAAGTTGACGGTCAAGAACTGGCATGCCGACGTTGAATTCTCGGTGAAGCCCGATGTCGTCGTGCCGGCCAACGCCGTCGTCAGTGTCGGCCAGACCAGCCTGCTCGGTTCCATGCACCTGTCGTTGAACACCCCGATCGGCCAAGCGCCGAGCGGCAAGCTCAACCCGGGCGCGACGATTTCGCTGAACGCGTCCTCGACCTATCCGACCACCGAGCAGACCCTGGCCTCGCTGGCGGCGGTCGTCAACGGCGGCGGGCTGGGCCAGATCGGTGATGTCATCCACAACTTCAGCACCGCGGTCAGCGGCAACGAGGCTGCGTTCCGCGACCTCATCACCCGGTTGGACACCTTCGTCGGAACGCTGGACAGTCAGCGCGACAACATCGTCTCGGTCATCCAGTCGTTGAACCGGATGACGTCGACGTTCGCCGGGCAGCGCGACGACCTCGCTGCGGCTCTGCAGAAGATCCCGCCGGCGATCGACGTCCTGATCAAGGAAAGGCCCACCCTCACAACGGCGTTGGAGAAACTCGGCACCTTCAGCGATACCGCCAATACGCTGGTCAACGAGTCACAGGCCGACCTGGTGGCGAACCTGAAGAACCTGGAACCGGCGTTCAAGGCCTTCGCTGACGTCGGCCCCAATCTCGACGCACTACTGGAATACGCGGTCCACTTCCCGTTCACCCAACAATTCATGGATCGCGCGATTCGTGGTGACTACTACAACCTGTTCGCGACCATCGACCTGACGGTCCCACGGTTGAAGCGCACGCTGATGCTCGGTACCAGATGGGGAGACGCGGACGCACAGCTGATTCCCGCTCCCGGCGATCCGTACTACCTCAACTACACCTACGACCCGCTCAAGACCGGTGTCGCCCCGCCGCCGCCGGATGTCTTCGCCGACAACCCGCCGGTCCCGCCCCCGCCGGCGGCCATCGCGGCCGCAGGTCCGATCCTTCCGCTGGTGCCTCCGCCTCCGACCTCGGTGCCCGGCTCCGAGATCTACACCCGGGAGCAGCTGGCCGCAACGGGAGTCACCCCGATCTTCGCCGGACCCTATGGGGCCCAACCCAATACGCCGGCCAGCGTCGCGCCGCCGGCTCCGCCGACAGGAGGGGGCGGCTAAATGCTGACGCGTTTCGTCCGGACTCAGCTGATCATCTTCACGATCGCCTCGATCGTCGGTGTGGCGATCATGCTGTTCGCCTACATCCAGATACCCACTCTCCTTGGGGTGGGCCGCCTCACCGTCACGCTGGATCTGACCGCTACCGGCGGTCTCTACAAGTTCAGCAACGTTACCTATCGTGGCCTGCAGGTCGGCAAGGTCACCTCGATCGAACTGACCGACACCGGAGCTCTGGCGACGTTGTCTCTGGACACCTCGCCGAAGATCCCGGCGGATCTCAAGGCCGAGGTGCGCAGCATGTCGGCGGTGGGCGAGCAATATGTGGAGCTGTTGCCGCGCACCGACAAAGCGCCTTACTTACAGGACGGGTCGGTCATCTCGGTCGCCAACACATCGATCCCACAGTCGGTGGGCCCGATGCTCGACCAGGTGAGCAAGCTGGTCGGCAGCATTCCGAAAGACAAACTGAGCCAACTGCTGGGCGAGACCTACCAGGCGTTCAACGGGACAGGGTACGACTTCGGGTCGCTGGTGGACTCCGGTGCGACGATCACCAGAGACGCCAACGGAATCTCGGATAACACCCGCGCGCTGATCGATGACGCACGCCCGTTCGTGGGGGCGCAGGAGATGACTACCGACTCGATTCGGACCTGGGCGCAGAGCCTGGCCGGTATCACTGAGCAGGTCGCCGACAACGACCCCCAGTTCCGGTCGATTCTGCGCGACGGTCCGGGATTCGCCCAGGAGACCTCGAAGCTGCTCGAGCAGATAAAGCCGACGTTGCCTGTCCTATTGGCGAATCTGACCACGTTTGGTCAGATCTTCCTGACGTACAACAAGTCGGTTGAGCAGCTGATGGTGCTCGTGCCGCCGTTCGTCGCCCAGATTCAGACCTACCTTCAATCCAACAACCCTGCAGGCATGCCGAATGGTGACTTCTCCCTGGGCCTCGGCGATCCCGCGGCCTGTACGGTCGGGTTCCTCCCGCCGTCGTCATGGCGCAACCCGGCCGACACCTCCGTGATCGACACACCGGACGGGCTCTATTGCAAGCTGCCGCAGGACTCGCCGGTGGCCGTGCGCGGCGCCCGTAACTACCCGTGCATGGAACATCCGGGTAAGCGGGCACCCACCGTCGAACTGTGCAACGACCCCAACGGATTCCAACCGCTGGCGCAGCGTCAGCACGTCACCGGTCCGTACCCGATCGACCCGAACCTGGTCGCGCAGGGCATCCCGATCGACAGCCGAGTTCTGCCGGACTCCAACATCTATGGACCCCTGCAGGGCACTCCTCTGCCGGCTGGTGTGACCGCCCCGCCACCGGGCGCGGCGCCGATCGACCCACCGCCGCCGAATTTCGCGGGCACTGGACCCGGTCCGCTGCTGCCGGGTCAGCCGATCTACCAGACGCCGCCGGTGTCACCGCCTGGGCCGGAAGGAAACATCGGGCCGGATCCGATCATCCAACCGGGACCCGGAAACATGCTGCCTTCTGATATGCAACCGCCGCCGCACCCGGAACCGGGTGTGCCCCACATTGCTCCAAGTGCCTTTACTCCCAATGGCCAGAAGGCGCCCGGACTGCAGGTCGCCAAGTACGACCCACGTACGGGTCAGTACATGGGCAGCGACGGAACGCTCTATCGCCAGACCAATTTGGCCAAACCGGCGACGACGTGGCAGGACATGCTGCAGAGCTGAAAGGGGTATGTCGATGCGGGCACGTCAGGCGCTGAGCGCCATGGGGGTGGCGATCGCCGTTGGGATCTGTTGCGCCGCACCCGCTGCGGCGGACCAGGCTTGGGGGATCAACGGTACGTTCGCGACATCGTCGAACGGTGACTGGGCGAAGCTCAACGAGCGCTACGAGGATCAGCCATCGGAGCGCGAGACCTGGACGATTTCGACCCAGTGCATTTCGCCCACGGAGTGCACCGGAACAGTGCAGAGCGACGCTGGCTGGGCCGCACCCATCTACACCACGAGCGGCCTGTGGTACATCAAGCGCACCATTCCGAATTGGCGGTTTTGTGCCGACGGTGCGGCGATCGAGGGCTTCCAGGAGTACCGAATTTATCCGGTCGGCGCCGACGGTCACTATGACGGGGCGGCGAATGAATACACCGGCGAGAATCGCGTAATCGGCCCGAGCGGGTCGTGCGGGCGCAACCAGCCGCCAGTGATCCGGATGCCGTTTTACATGAAAAAGCTTTAGTAACTACCAGTTTCGGATGGAGCAGAGCGCGCCCCTGGGTCCGCTGTTCTGCCTGACTACTTGCCCGTTGATCTCCATCGTGCAATTGAAGCCGGCGGCGGCTTTGGGCAGTGCACCGGTGGCCTGGACGAGAACCATGCCCCACTGGATCGGATCAGTCAGGGTTGCCTCGAGCACCCACGGCTTGTTGGGGCCGACCGTGGCTTCGGCACTGGGGCTGAACACGTACGGGTCGTGGCTGTAGTCAGAGAACGTCGGCGGATCGGTGTCGCGGTAATAAATCTCGGCGTTGACCGGTTTATCTGCGGTGACCGTGTATCGGACGTTGAAGACCTGCGGCGGTGGGGGAGGAGCCGGATCGACTCCCGGCGGGGGGTCGTCCGCCACTGCGGGCGATGCGAGACCCGTTGCGGTGCAGAGCATTATCAGGGCGGCGGAGATCGTCGACGTGAATCTCATGGTCACATCCGGCTCAGGTGGAACGGGTAGGTGAAGGCGCCGCCCGGTGCCCCGTCGCAGCCGGCGTCGAACGACGACACCATCGATCCGCTGAGCGTGTGCTCGTCCCAGGTGTAGACGTCATGGGTGGGAATGGCTGGGCCGTAATAGATGTCACCACATCGCAGACCGAAGGGATCGTCGATGGTCAACGTGTACTGGCCGTTGACCAGAGGTGCGTCGGCCTTGCTTTGAACGGCCTTCGCTATCGGTCGCGGCAGGGTGAACACGTGAACACAGTTGGCGACATTGTCGGAAGTGTTCGGCGCTACGCACGGCGTCACAGACCAGACCCAGGTGTGAAAGTCCCTGCGGTCCGGCATGATCAGCTCGTAATTGCCGAGGTACATCTCAGCGGACGCGGGCGGTGCCAGTGCCACCGTTGCCGCCACCACGACTGTGGTGATCACGAGGGATTTCACGCTGGCTTCCTCCACGTTCGGCGCGCTCGCTGCGCTACCCCGATTGTCGCACGCTGCGAGATTGGCATTCTCGTCATCGGAGAATACCGTCTCCCGGCTGTCCGGAGAAAGGGTTTGGTGGTTCTGGCCGCCGGTCAGGCGAATTCGACGTCGGACACCTTCAGTTGGTCGCCGTCGCGCTGCAGGCTGACCACGACCCGCCAGACGCGGGGCTGCTGATCCTCCTTGGGCGCATCGGGACCGGTGCGCTGTGAGGTGGCCGCGACCAGCACGGTGGCCGAGTCCTTGTCCATCGACTCGACGGCGGTGTCATTGACGGTGACCTTGGTGACGACCTTCGACTGCTGCATCGCCTTGATCAGATCGTCGGCGCCGTCCTGGAAATTGGATTTGAACTTGCCGGTCGAGTCGTCGATGACCCGCTGCACGCTCTCTTTGGCCTGGTTGAAATCCATCGACATCAGGTTCACCACACCCTGGCGGGCTGCCGCGGAGAACTCGGCCGTGCGGTGCCGCTGCGCCTCGGCGTCGCGGTGTTTCCACACCATGTATCCGGTGGCACTGAGTAAGCCGATGATCGCGAGGACGGCGACCGCGGCGGCGACCGCCTTGCCGAGGGGAAGGCGCCGCCGACGTTTCTTCTCGGGCGCGGCAGCCGCTTCCACGTCGTCGGCAGGCGCCGGCTCGACGTCATCGACGGTGTCGGCTTCGGCGCTCTCGGGATCGGTCCCGGTCTCCGAGACTTCCGGCGCCTCGTCGCGGGACTCGGCCAGCTTGCGGCGCAATTCGTTTGCGCGAGCCCGGGCTGCCTCGGCGCGAGCCTCGGCCGCTGCTGCTGCAGCCTCCGCCGCCTCGGCTGAGTCGAGGTCGTCGGCGTCGGGAGCTTCGGATTCACGGTTGCCCGGCGGCATGGGACCCTCCTCGTCCGTCGCGGTCGCATGGCGACGCGCGACGCTAGCACTGCCGCCCAGCATTACACAGCGGCGAATCCGCTCTGTGGGAGGCAGGTTTTTCTTCCCGGTTTCTTCTCTGAGCCGGAGAATTCGGTTACCGAATATGCGAGAGTGTTCGGGTGCGATGGACCGTGGCAGTTGTTGCTGGACTCATGGCGGCTGGAATGCTGATGCCGGCGTCGGCTTCCGCGGATCCCGACGGGCCGCCGATCAACGCCAACGAATGCAACGACGCGTTCTGCACCCCGGGCATCACGCCGGGTGTCGAACTCGGTGCCCCGTGCAGCAATACGACGTATTACGTGTTCGGCGTCGACACGCGCAACAACTGGGGCCGGTTGATCTTCTGCGGCTCACCACGGCGCTACGAACCCCGGTATTTCCGGTCGCCGCCCATGGTGGGCGTCAAGAATTTGAATGCCGACTGCGTGGGCTATGAGAACTCCGTCGCGCAGGCTCCCGACGGGATGTTTCTGACGTGCGTCGCGTTCGGCGGGCGGACCCGCTGGGTGCAGGGCGACGCCTGAGTCACCCGTGCGGGGCGACGCCTGGGCGCCGCCCCGACGGCGTCAGCCCCTGCCGGTGAACCGGACGTGGATGTCGGCCAACCCGCGCAGGATGTACGTCGGCTCGTAGTTGTAACGACGATCCCCGGCGGTGCCGTGGAACTCCTCGTCGATGGTGATCTCGCCCATCCGGTCCAGCATGCGTTCCAGGGAGACGCGCCCCTCCACCCGCGCCAGCGGTGCGCCGGGGCAGGAATGGGCGCCGCGGCCGAATGCAATGTGCTCGCGGACGTTGGGCCGGCGGACCTGGAATTCATGGGGCTCGGTGAATCGCCGCGGATCCCGGTTGGCCGCGCCCGGCAACACCATCACGACGGTGCCGGCTTTGATGCTCATGCCGCCGAGCGTGGTGCTCCGGCGAGCCAGGCGGGAATCGCTCTTGACCGGGCTTTCCAGGCGCAGTGATTCCTCGACGAAGGTAGGGATCAAACTGCGGTCCTCGCGCAGGGCCTGCTGAAGGTCGGGCCGCTCCACCAGAGCCTTGATCGCCGCGGACAGCAGCTTGGCGGTGGTCTCCTGGCCGGCGGCGAACAGGAACGTCGCGGTGCGGACCACGTCGATGATCTCCGGGGTCGACCCGTCCGGGTACTTCGCGCTCGCCAGATCGGTCAGAACGTCCTCGCGGGGACTGCGGCGACGGTCCTCGAGGTAGGCGCTGAACTTCTCGTCGAGGAACTCCAGCGGGTTGAGCCCCATCTTCTCGTGGTCGAGCGACCCCACCCGGGCGCCCGGCCGATCGGCGCCGAGCACCGTGCGGAATTCCTTGTGGTCCTCTTCAGGTACGCCGAGCAGGTCGGCAATCACCAACAGCGAGAACGGTTTTGCGTACTCGGCCAGGAACTCGCTGTGGCCGAGGGAGAGGAACTCGTCGAGCTGGCGATCAGCCAGCCGCCACATGAAGTCCTCGTTCTCCTTGAGGCGCTTGGGGGTCAGCAGCCTGCTGAGCAACGAGCGTGCCCTGGTGTGGTCGGGCGGGTCCATCGTCACCATGTGCTCGTACATGGGGAAGTACGACCGGTGCGCATCGATCTGCGCGTTCAGGTCGTCACCGTCCGGGGTGAACGGCAGCGGCGGGAAGGGTCCACCGAGGGCGACGATGTTCGAGAAAACCTCGGGATTCTTGTAGACCTCGAGAGCCTCCTCGTAGCCGGTGACGGCGACGAAGCCGTGCGGCTCGAGTCGCAGCACCGGGTTCTGCTCGCGCAGGTAGTCGTAGTACGGATACGGGTCGGGAACCAGCGACTGATCGGTGAGGAAGTCAACGGTGGCGAAATCGGTCATGCGTGTTATTTCCTCCCAGCGGGCTGATTGCTGTGCACCTGCTTAGCATGGCGTAAAGTGCGTGGTCAAGGCTGGATCCCATCGGCCCACGTACTATCGGCGTGTTCAATCGGCGGTTCTGGAAAGAGCAGAGGTGGCACATGGCATCGGCGCGGCGGATCGGTGCACCCGACGCGAAGAATCGCGCGGTGCTGTTGGACGCCGCTGAACAGCTGCTGATCGAAGAGGGTTACGCGGCGGTGACCTCACGCCGGGTTGCCGAGAAAGCCGGCCTCAAGCCGCAATTGGTGCACTACTACTTCCGCACGATGGACGACCTGTTCCTGGAGATTTTCCGCCGCTACGCCGATCAGGGAATGGAAGCCCACCGGGTGGCGCTCGCCTCGCCGCAACCGTTGTGGGCGCTGTGGCGATTCGGGATCAACCCCGACGCCAGCCGCCTGACGATGGAGATGGCGGCGCTGGCCAATCATCGCAAGGCGCTGCGCACCGAAATGTCGCGATACGCCGAGCTGTTCCGCGAGCAGCAGCGGGAAGTGTTCGTGACCGCACTGGAACGGCACGGGGTGCTGCCCAGCGAAGTGCCGCCGGTGGTCTGGTCGATCCTGCTGACCGGCTTGTCGACGGTGGTGATGCTGGGTGAGGCGCTCGGCGTGACCGCCGGCCACGCGGAGACGATGGAACTCGTCGAGCGTTACCTCACGCTGATGGAAGGGCCGCCGCAGTCGGTGGACGACTCAGCTCACCAGTGGCGCAGCGAGCAGAGCGCGCCCTTGGGCCCGGAGTTCTCCGCGACGACGACGCCGTCGACCGCGAGCACGCAGTGAACGTTCGGCGGGGTCGGCGATAGCCCGCTGGTGGCCGCCACCATCGCCCACTCGTCGGGGTTCGCCAACTGGACGTTGAGCACCCACTTCTTGGTGGGGCCGATGTCCGCCTCGACCTTCGGGCTGAACACGTAGGGGTCGTGGCTGTAGTCCGACCAGTTCGCCGGTTCGGTGTCCCGGTAGTAGATGTCGGCAGCCCGGAACGGCAGCTCGGAGAACACGCTGTAGGTGACCTGGTGTAGCGGCTCCTCGGCGCCGGCGGGAGCCGACGAACCGGCGACGCACACCGCAGCCAGTGCAACCGCAGAACACTTCCGGACAAAGCGCATGGCTCAGTTTGGCATGGGAAAGTCCTCCCGGGGCGCGGTTTCTTGTGTGGTGGGACCTTCTATGCGACAGTGCGCTTAGAGAACTATATTCTCGCTTTCGGCGAAGCAGCATTCCCAATGAGGGGGTCGGCCATCAGAGACGCACTCATTCTCGACGCGGTGCGCACTCCCCGCGGCCGGGGTCGTCCCGACGGCGCGCTGCACGGCATCCATCCGCAGGATCTGTTGGCGCAGTGCCTCACCGCGACGGTCGATCGGCTGGGCTTCGATCCCGCCGCTGTGGACGACGTGATCGCCGGCAACGGAATCTTGGCGGGGGAGCACGGTGATGACATCGCCAGACTGTCGCTGCTGTTGGCGGGCTGGCCGCAGACGGTCCCGGGGATGACGTTGAACCGGTTCTGTGGATCCGGACAACAAGCCGTCACGGTGGCGGCCGCCGGGATTGCCGGTGGCCAACAGGATTTGGTGGTGGCCGGCGGCGTGGAGTCGATGTCACGGTGGAACGTCAGCGTCGGAGCGCCGACGATCGACGGCGCAAATCCGGCATTTCGTCGACTGTATCCGACCGTGCCGCAGGGCATTTCGGCCGATTTGATCGCCTCGGTGGAAGGATTCGGCAGAGCGGACGTCGACGCGTTCGCGGTCGCCAGTCAGGACCGCGCCGCAGCGGCGATCGCGGGCGGATACTTCGACCGGTCGATCATCGCGGTGCTGGGCGGTGATGGCGAGATCGCCGCGGACCGCGACGAGCACCCTCGGCCGGGAACGACAGTGGAGAAGCTGGCCGCGCTGCCGCCCGCCTTTGAGCGCATGGGCGCAGCGAACCTGGACGGCGAGACCCTCAGCTTCGACGAGATCTGCTTGAGCCGGTACCCCGATGTGGCGCGCATCGACCACGTGCACCACGCCGGCAACTCGTCGGGCGTCGTCGACGGTGCCGCGGTGGTGACGCTGGCGTCCGCTGAATGGGCGCGGGCCCACGGTGCGGTGCCGCGCGCGCGGGTTCGCGCGACCGCGGCGATCGGCGGCGAGCCGATCATCATGCTCACCGCACCCGGTCCGGCGGCCGAGCGCGCTCTGGCCAAGGCCGGAATGACCGTCGGCGACATCGATCTCTGGGAGATCAACGAGGCGTTCGCCGCTGTGCCGCTCAAGACGATTCGCGATCTGCGCCTGGATCCGGAACGGGTCAACGTCAACGGCGGAGCGATCGCGCTCGGACATCCGATCGGGGCGACCGGGGCCATGTTGATCGGCACCGTGCTCGACGAGTTGGAACGTCGCGACCTCACCACCGGCGTGGTCACCATGTGTACCGGCGGCGGCATGGGCACGGCGACCGTCATCGAGCGAGTGTGATGACCGAGACCCTCGAGCTCGAGACGCCGACGCCCGGCGTCCTGCTGATCCGGCTCAATCGCCCGAAGCAACTCAACGCGATCAACGAGGTGATGCGCGACGAGCTTGCGCTCACCCTGGCCTCGGCGGCGCGGGACCAGTCGGTGCACGCGGTGGTGATCACCGGCGCCGGGCGAGGCTTCTGTTCAGGGATCGACATCCGTGACTTCGGCCCGGGCATGCTCGACGCCAACGCCCCCGCCATCGACCGGCTGCGTTTCCAGGAGGCGATGGCGGGTCTGGTGCGCGCGGTCGCCGACCTGCCGCAACCGGTGATCGCGGCGGTCAACGGAGCGTGCGTGGGCGCCGGATTGGCGCTGAGCTTGGCCGCCGATATCCGGATCTCTTCCACCGCAGCCACATTCGGCAACGCAGCGATCTTGCTCGGACTGTCGGGCGCGGAGATGGGGATGAGCTATCACCTGCCCCGGATCGTCGGGGCAGGGGTGGCCGCGGACTGGATGCTCACCGGCCGCACCGTGCCTGCTGAGGAAGCGGACCGTCGCGGGCTGGTCAGCCACCTGGTGGAGCCCGAGGAGCTGGTCGAGCGATCCGTGGACATCGCCCGTCGGGTCGCCGAACTGGCGCCGTTCGGAGTTCAGCTGACAAAGCGTGCGCTGCAGGTCAACATCGCCGCCGCGGGGCTGGGCCCGGCGCTGGAACTGGAGAACCGCAATCAGGTTCTCAGCCACGCGACCGATGACGCGGCCGACCGCCGATCCACCTGGTCGTAATCGGAAGGGACGAAACACATGTCATGGGATTTTTCCACCGATCCGGAGTGGGCCGATCAACTGAAGTGGGTCGAGGAATTCGTCCGCTCGGAGTGCGAGCCGATCGACTACATCGTCTCCGAATCGCATGACCTCACCGACCCGGTACGCCAGGCATTGATCCCGCCGCTGCAGCAGATCGTCAAAGACCGCGGCCTGTGGGCCGCTCACCTGGGCCCGCATCTCGGCGGCCCGGGCTACGGGCAGGTGAAACTGGCGCTGCTCAACGAGATCCTGGGCCGCTCAGAGTGCGCGCCGATCGTTTTCGGTTCGCAGGCGCCGGACTCGGGCAACAGTGAGATCCTCGCCCACTACGGCACCCCGGAGCTCAAGGAGCGTTACCTCGAGCCGCTCCTGGACAACCGCATCATTTCCTGCTTCTCGATGACCGAACCGCAGGGCGGCGCCGATCCCAAAATCTTCGAGACAACCGCTGTGCAGGACGGCGACCACTGGGTCATCAACGGCGAGAAGTGGTATTCGTCGTTCGCGTCCAAAGCATCGTTCATCATCGTGATGGCGATGACCGACCCCGACGCCGCGCCGTACGACCGGTATTCGATGTTCGTGCTGCCCGGCG
This is a stretch of genomic DNA from Mycobacterium sp. ELW1. It encodes these proteins:
- a CDS encoding MCE family protein, whose translation is MMRRRWVKVLSVLLAGLLVVGAAVLVRNIFFGPKTVNAIFTTATGIYPGDDVRVSGVKVGTIKAIEPQGTQTKLVLDVNRDVPIPADAKAVIVAQNLVAARYVQLTPAYRKNTGQSEMADDAVIPLDRTAIPVEWDEVKTQLMRLATDLGPQSGVSGTSVSRFIDSAANAMDGNGDKLRQTITELAGVSRVLAGGSGNVVDIIKNLQTFVTTLRDSSEQVVMFQNRLATLTSVIDGNRSDLDGALKNLSVAIVDIQRFVAGSRDQTSEQLHRLTNVTTNLLNNKMEIENLLHIAPNALSNAYNIYNPSSGSAVGQFVLNNFSNPTEFVCGAIGAIENTTAPETAKLCSQYLGPALRLLNFNYLPIGIDPYLMPAASPDELVYSQPNLAPGAGGPTPDVPPLPPYHSAYEGVQMGPGPFTGRAPGEAPPGAAQLLPGGSPAIPPSVISSLPGMLNPAGAPGPAPGGPPMAAEAGGTP
- a CDS encoding MCE family protein; translated protein: MIGGKSLRRAVIAGACAAVTTSACAFQGVNSLPLPGAVGRGSDADVYHAEVANIATLEPNSPVMMNDVVVGSVRKLTVKNWHADVEFSVKPDVVVPANAVVSVGQTSLLGSMHLSLNTPIGQAPSGKLNPGATISLNASSTYPTTEQTLASLAAVVNGGGLGQIGDVIHNFSTAVSGNEAAFRDLITRLDTFVGTLDSQRDNIVSVIQSLNRMTSTFAGQRDDLAAALQKIPPAIDVLIKERPTLTTALEKLGTFSDTANTLVNESQADLVANLKNLEPAFKAFADVGPNLDALLEYAVHFPFTQQFMDRAIRGDYYNLFATIDLTVPRLKRTLMLGTRWGDADAQLIPAPGDPYYLNYTYDPLKTGVAPPPPDVFADNPPVPPPPAAIAAAGPILPLVPPPPTSVPGSEIYTREQLAATGVTPIFAGPYGAQPNTPASVAPPAPPTGGGG
- a CDS encoding MCE family protein is translated as MLTRFVRTQLIIFTIASIVGVAIMLFAYIQIPTLLGVGRLTVTLDLTATGGLYKFSNVTYRGLQVGKVTSIELTDTGALATLSLDTSPKIPADLKAEVRSMSAVGEQYVELLPRTDKAPYLQDGSVISVANTSIPQSVGPMLDQVSKLVGSIPKDKLSQLLGETYQAFNGTGYDFGSLVDSGATITRDANGISDNTRALIDDARPFVGAQEMTTDSIRTWAQSLAGITEQVADNDPQFRSILRDGPGFAQETSKLLEQIKPTLPVLLANLTTFGQIFLTYNKSVEQLMVLVPPFVAQIQTYLQSNNPAGMPNGDFSLGLGDPAACTVGFLPPSSWRNPADTSVIDTPDGLYCKLPQDSPVAVRGARNYPCMEHPGKRAPTVELCNDPNGFQPLAQRQHVTGPYPIDPNLVAQGIPIDSRVLPDSNIYGPLQGTPLPAGVTAPPPGAAPIDPPPPNFAGTGPGPLLPGQPIYQTPPVSPPGPEGNIGPDPIIQPGPGNMLPSDMQPPPHPEPGVPHIAPSAFTPNGQKAPGLQVAKYDPRTGQYMGSDGTLYRQTNLAKPATTWQDMLQS
- a CDS encoding cytochrome P450; translated protein: MTDFATVDFLTDQSLVPDPYPYYDYLREQNPVLRLEPHGFVAVTGYEEALEVYKNPEVFSNIVALGGPFPPLPFTPDGDDLNAQIDAHRSYFPMYEHMVTMDPPDHTRARSLLSRLLTPKRLKENEDFMWRLADRQLDEFLSLGHSEFLAEYAKPFSLLVIADLLGVPEEDHKEFRTVLGADRPGARVGSLDHEKMGLNPLEFLDEKFSAYLEDRRRSPREDVLTDLASAKYPDGSTPEIIDVVRTATFLFAAGQETTAKLLSAAIKALVERPDLQQALREDRSLIPTFVEESLRLESPVKSDSRLARRSTTLGGMSIKAGTVVMVLPGAANRDPRRFTEPHEFQVRRPNVREHIAFGRGAHSCPGAPLARVEGRVSLERMLDRMGEITIDEEFHGTAGDRRYNYEPTYILRGLADIHVRFTGRG
- a CDS encoding TetR/AcrR family transcriptional regulator; amino-acid sequence: MASARRIGAPDAKNRAVLLDAAEQLLIEEGYAAVTSRRVAEKAGLKPQLVHYYFRTMDDLFLEIFRRYADQGMEAHRVALASPQPLWALWRFGINPDASRLTMEMAALANHRKALRTEMSRYAELFREQQREVFVTALERHGVLPSEVPPVVWSILLTGLSTVVMLGEALGVTAGHAETMELVERYLTLMEGPPQSVDDSAHQWRSEQSAPLGPEFSATTTPSTASTQ
- a CDS encoding acetyl-CoA C-acetyltransferase — encoded protein: MRDALILDAVRTPRGRGRPDGALHGIHPQDLLAQCLTATVDRLGFDPAAVDDVIAGNGILAGEHGDDIARLSLLLAGWPQTVPGMTLNRFCGSGQQAVTVAAAGIAGGQQDLVVAGGVESMSRWNVSVGAPTIDGANPAFRRLYPTVPQGISADLIASVEGFGRADVDAFAVASQDRAAAAIAGGYFDRSIIAVLGGDGEIAADRDEHPRPGTTVEKLAALPPAFERMGAANLDGETLSFDEICLSRYPDVARIDHVHHAGNSSGVVDGAAVVTLASAEWARAHGAVPRARVRATAAIGGEPIIMLTAPGPAAERALAKAGMTVGDIDLWEINEAFAAVPLKTIRDLRLDPERVNVNGGAIALGHPIGATGAMLIGTVLDELERRDLTTGVVTMCTGGGMGTATVIERV
- a CDS encoding enoyl-CoA hydratase/isomerase family protein, with the translated sequence MTETLELETPTPGVLLIRLNRPKQLNAINEVMRDELALTLASAARDQSVHAVVITGAGRGFCSGIDIRDFGPGMLDANAPAIDRLRFQEAMAGLVRAVADLPQPVIAAVNGACVGAGLALSLAADIRISSTAATFGNAAILLGLSGAEMGMSYHLPRIVGAGVAADWMLTGRTVPAEEADRRGLVSHLVEPEELVERSVDIARRVAELAPFGVQLTKRALQVNIAAAGLGPALELENRNQVLSHATDDAADRRSTWS